One window of the Triticum dicoccoides isolate Atlit2015 ecotype Zavitan chromosome 3B, WEW_v2.0, whole genome shotgun sequence genome contains the following:
- the LOC119282487 gene encoding uncharacterized protein LOC119282487: MAATKSTSKNTLFFAEFWWAYQDQSKPSVCCPLPQPYTMGRCYYGQESARKLAYPDDSIDYFSRDITHGGLDDTEGILNTDFLYFDSERDVELAKVLQRMGKKEEVMQRSSTGRRAEWTAGVPLC, translated from the exons ATGGCAGCTACCAAATCGACATCCAAGAACACACTTTTCTTTGCCGAGTTTTGGTGGGCATATCAAGATCAGTCAAAGCCTTCCGTATGCTGCCCTCTGCCCCAACCGTATACCATGG GTCGTTGCTACTACGGCCAGGAGTCCGCACGTAAGCTCGCCTATCCGGATGACTCCATCGACTATTTCTCACGCGACATTACTCATGGCGGACTAGATGACACAGAAGGCATACTAAACACGGACTTTTTGTACTTCGACTCCGAGAGGGACGTCGAGCTTGCCAAGGTCTTGCAGAGGATGGGCAAGAAAGAAGAGGTCATGCAAAGGTCCTCTACTGGAAGGCGTGCTGAATGGACCGCCGGTGTTCCTCTGTGCTAG